One window of Cuculus canorus isolate bCucCan1 chromosome 10, bCucCan1.pri, whole genome shotgun sequence genomic DNA carries:
- the RAP2C gene encoding ras-related protein Rap-2c produces MREYKVVVLGSGGVGKSALTVQFVTGTFIEKYDPTIEDFYRKEIEVDSSPSVLEILDTAGTEQFASMRDLYIKNGQGFILVYSLVNQQSFQDIKPMRDQIVRVKRYEKVPLILVGNKVDLESEREVLSAEGRALAQEWGCPFMETSAKSKTMVDELFAEIVRQMNYASLPEKQDQCCTTCTVQ; encoded by the exons ATGCGGGAGTACAAAGTGGTGGTGCTGGGCAGCGGCGGCGTGGGGAAATCCGCCCTCACCGTGCAGTTCGTCACCGGGACCTTCATCGAGAAGTACGACCCCACCATCGAGGACTTCTACCGCAAGGAGATCGAGGTGGACTCGTCCCCCTCGGTGCTGGAGATCCTGGACACGGCGGGCACCGAGCAGTTCGCCTCCATGCGCGACCTCTACATCAAAAACGGGCAGGGCTTCATCCTGGTCTACAGCCTGGTCAACCAGCAGAGCTTCCAG GACATCAAGCCAATGAGGGACCAGATTGTCCGGGTGAAGAGATACGAGAAAGTTCCTCTGATCCTAGTGGGGAATAAAGTGGATCTGGAGTCGGAGAGGGAGGTCTTATCTGCAGAAGGCAGAGCCCTGGCTCAGGAGTGGGGCTGTCCGTTCATGGAGACATCAGCCAAGAGCAAAACAATGGTGGATGAACTGTTCGCGGAGATCGTCAGGCAAATGAACTATGCCTCCCTGCCTGAAAAACAAGATCAGTGTTGTACAACTTGCACCGTCCAgtga
- the LOC128853182 gene encoding histone-lysine N-methyltransferase SETD2-like, with the protein MKHNCEPKCETNQSQKQTDKMLEVTNLATRLLNTWKQLKQVYRIPKKRPAEKESSANRGRDTISHRDGRPAAKHHILSRQQEPERHRGCGKRRRESSPLPSAYDRGMKRPVERYDTPASCKKRARIEPHHRLSLAERRKLFEQQFAQQEAQKQQQQNWQMANTLACNFSCRGRSSYLQRKQPPAPRHQHQGLLGLGLPARLGSVRQGNSQWGARSAGRPSAANYQPIQGQILDSLTDDYKDYEEDDRWDDDGQLRFPSPSSECQAPRQKAEGSVQARKMSGSSCKEPVPGREKMVVTVVEKNNAKKRGPPKRRHPDLESTSEGDVDSRDKKVAKLEAGQVEAMWPNSSTVSPLCIMDDFIDPQRWKEFAKQGKMPPYFDLIEENVYLTERKNKKSHQDVKHVVCQCPPLSKEQRAQGQVACGGRCLNRLLQIECSSQCPNGNYCSNRRLQEKQHADVEVILTEDKGWGLRAAKDLPPDTFIMEYCGEVLDHKEFKARRKEYARNKNVHSYFVAVKENEIIDATQKGNYSRFMNHSCEPNCEAQKWMVNGQLRVGLFTTKLVPSGSELTFDYQFQQYSKEAQKCFCGSANCRGYLGGEKGVIIRAARTIMEKVRSRKEHSVDRQLEALLENGEADSDESQGLRLSWLMLRIKTLEQKLTCLRIIQNIHSQSVLKSFLKHHGLSLLWIWMKRMDYGKSSTANKLQLQLEILKTLELLPIPTKNMLEDSKVIPIIERWAETNQSRKQTDKMLDVTNLATRLLNTWKQLKQVYRIPKKRPAEKESSANRGRDTISHRDGRPAAKHHILSRQQEPERHRGCGKRRRESSPLPSAYDRGMKRPVERYDTPASCEKRARIEPHHRLSLAERRKLFEQQFAQQEAQKQQQQNWQMANTLACNSTGYGTPYSSFTGCTPDYPMQAPVVPSSLNAGEVLLPTPNMGFMGLPRGHEHLQTVGQRQSYRVWDCSQQNVTGQEHHLPAQSQPAWH; encoded by the exons ATGAAGCACAACTGCGAACCAAAATGTGAGACCAACCAAAGccaaaaacaaacagacaaaatgcTGGAAGTGACCAACTTAGCTACTAGGCTGCTCAACACCTGGAAGCAGCTCAAGCAGGTGTATCGGATCCCaaagaagaggccagcagaaaaggagagcAGTGCCAATCGTGGCAGAGACACCATCAGCCACAGGGATGGGAGGCCTGCTGCCAAGCACCACATCCTCAGCAGACAGCAGGAACCCGAGAGGCACAGAGGCTGTGGAAAGAGACGCAGAGAGTCGTCACCACTGCCCTCGGCTTATGACCGAGGAATGAAGAGGCCAGTGGAGAGGTACGACACACCAGCGTCTTGTAAGAAAAGAGCGCGAATTGAGCCTCACCACAGGCTGTCCCTGGCGGAGCGCAGGAAGCTGTTTGAGCAGCAGTTTGCCCAGCAGGAGGCccagaaacagcaacagcaaaactggCAGATGGCGAACACCCTGGCCTGCAACTTCAGCTGCCGAGGGAGAAGCTCTTACCTGCAAAGAAAG cagccaccagcacccagaCATCAGCATCAGGGTCTACTCGGGCTAGGTTTACCAGCCAGGCTTGGGAGCGTACGGCAAGGCAACAGCCAGTGGGGTGCGAGGTCTGCGGGCAGACCTTCTGCAGCTAATTACCAGCCAATTCAAGGGCAAATACTGGATTCTCTGACAGATGATTACAAGGACTATGAAGAGGATGACCGTTGGGATGACGATGGCCAGCTTCGTTTTCCCAGCCCCTCCAGTGAATGCCAGGCAcccaggcagaaagcagagggcTCAGTGCAGGCACGCAAGATGAGCGGCAGTTCATGCAAGGAGCCGGTGCCCGGCAGGGAGAAGATGGTGGTGACGGTTGtggagaaaaacaatgcaaaaaagcGAGGTCCACCAAAAAGAAGACACCCGGACCTGGAGAGTACCTCCGAGGGTGATGTGGACTCGAGGGACAAGAAGGTGGCGAAACTGGAAGCGGGGCAAGTGGAGGCGATGTGGCCGAACTCCTCCACGGTCAGTCCACTGTGTATCATGGATGACTTCATAGACCCCCAGCGTTGGAAGGAGTTTGCCAAGCAAGGAAAGATGCCCCCTTACTTTGACCTGATTGAGGAGAATGTGTACttgacagaaaggaagaacaaaaaatctCACCAGGACGTGAAGCACGTGGTGTGCCAATGCCCGCCTCTCTCCAAAGAGCAGCGAGCTCAGGGACAGGTTGCTTGCGGAGGACGCTGTCTCAATCGCCTCCTCCAGATAGAGTGCTCTTCCCAGTGCCCAAATGGCAACTACTGCTCCAACAGGCGCCTCCAGGAGAAACAGCATGCAGATGTTGAAGTGATCCTCACTGAAGACAAAGGCTGGGGGCTGAGGGCTGCCAAAGATCTGCCACCAGACACTTTCATCATGGAGTACTGTGGAGAAGTGCTGGATCACAAAGAGTTCAAGGCTCGCAGGAAGGAATATGCCCGCAACAAGAACGTTCATTCTTATTTCGTAGCCGTGAAGGAAAATGAGATCATTGATGCTACCCAGAAAGGAAACTACTCTCGTTTCATGAACCACAGCTGCGAACCAAACTGTGAGGCACAAAAGTGGATGGTCAATGGGCAGCTCCGAGTTGGGCTTTTCACCACCAAACTAGTCCCATCAGGCTCGGAGCTGACATTTGATTACCAGTTCCAGCAATACAGCAAAGAGGCTCAGAAGTGCTTCTGCGGCTCAGCCAACTGCCGGggttacttgggaggagagaagggggtCATCATCAGAGCTGCCAGAACAATAATGGAAAAGGTACGCTCCCGTAAGGAGCACTCGGTGGACAGGCAGCTGGAAGCGCTGCTGGAGAACGGAGAGGCTGACAGCGATGAGAGCCAAGGTCTCCGGTTATCCTGGCTGATGCTTCGAATTAAAACTCTGGAGCAGAAGCTCACCTGCCTCAGAATCATACAAAACATCCACTCGCAGTCCGTCCTGAAATCCTTCCTGAAGCACCATGGCTTATCTCTCCTCTGGATTTGGATGAAGAGGATGGACTATGGGAAAAGCAGCACGGCTAacaagctgcagctgcagctggagattCTGAAGACGCTCGAGCTCCTGCCCATCCCCACCAAGAACATGCTGGAAGACAGCAAAGTGATTCCCATCATCGagcgctgggctgagaccaaccAAAGCCGAAAACAAACGGACAAAATGCTGGATGTGACCAACTTAGCCACTAGGCTGCTCAACACCTGGAAGCAGCTCAAGCAGGTGTATCGGATCCCaaagaagaggccagcagaaaaggagagcAGTGCCAATCGTGGCAGAGACACCATCAGCCACAGGGATGGGAGGCCTGCTGCCAAGCACCACATCCTCAGCAGACAGCAGGAACCCGAGAGGCACAGAGGCTGTGGAAAGAGACGCAGAGAGTCGTCACCACTGCCCTCGGCTTATGACCGAGGAATGAAGAGGCCAGTGGAGAGGTACGACACACCAGCGTCTTGTGAGAAAAGAGCGCGAATTGAGCCTCACCACAGGCTGTCCCTGGCGGAGCGCAGGAAGCTGTTTGAGCAGCAGTTTGCCCAGCAGGAGGCccagaaacagcaacagcaaaactggCAGATGGCGAACACCCTGGCCTGCAACTCCACAGGCTACGGCACACCCTACAGCAGCTTTACTGGCTGCACACCTGACTACCCCATGCAAGCCCCCGTAGTCCCCAGCAGCCTCAACGCTGGGGAGGTGCTGCTGCCCACACCCAACATGGGTTTCATGGGCTTGCCAAGGGGACACGAGCACCTGCAGACTGTGGGGCAGAGACAGAGCTACAGGGTCTGGGACTGCAGCCAGCAGAATGTAACCGGACAAGAGCATCACCTGCCAGCCCAGAGCCAACCAGCCTGGCATTAA
- the LOC128853183 gene encoding histone-lysine N-methyltransferase SETD2-like, producing the protein MWCLGTWFRDGLDDPKKGPVQPKWFYDCCQPSYHQLNAAISRANKPLQQPPAPRHQHQGLLGLGLPARLGSVRQGNSQWGARSAGRPSAANYQPIQGQILDSLTDDYKDYEEDDRWDDDGQLRFPSPSSECQAPRQKAEGSVQARKMSGSSCKEPVPGREKKVVTVVEKNNAKKRGPPKRRHPELESNSEGDVDSRDKKVAKLEAGQVEAMWPNSSTVSPLCIMDDFKDPQRWKEFAKQGKMPPYFDLIEENVYLTERKNKKSHQDVKHVVCQCPPLSKEQRAQGQVACGGRCLNRLLQIECSSQCPNGNYCSNRRLQEKQHADVEVILTEDKGWGLRAAKDLPPDTFIMEYCGEVLDHKEFKARRKEYARNKNVHSYFVAVKENEIIDATQKGNYSRFMNHSCEPNCEAQKWMVNGQLRVGLFTTKLVPSGSELTFDYQFQQYSKEAQKCFCGSANCRGYLGGEKGVIIRAARTIMEKVRSRKEHSVDRHLEALLENGEADSDESQGLRLSWLMLRIKTLEQKLTCLRIIQNIHSQSVLKSFLKHHGLSLLWIWMKRMDYGKSSTANKLQLQLEILKTLELLPIPTKNMLEDSKVIPIIERWAETNQSRKQTDKMLDVTNLATRLLNTWKQLKQVYRIPKKRPAEKESSANRGRDTISHRDGRPAAKHHILSRQQEPERHRGCGKRRRESSPLPSAYDRGMKRPVERYDTPASCEKRARIEPHHRLSLAERRKLFEQQFAQQEAQKQQQQNWQMAYTLACNSTGYGTPYSSFTGCTPDYPMQAPVVPSSLNAGEVLLPTPNMGFMGLPRGHEHLQTVGQRQSYGGWDCSQQNVTGQEHHLPAQSQPAWH; encoded by the coding sequence cagccaccagcacccagaCATCAGCATCAGGGTCTACTCGGGCTAGGTTTACCAGCCAGGCTTGGGAGCGTACGGCAAGGCAACAGCCAGTGGGGTGCGAGGTCTGCGGGCAGACCTTCTGCAGCTAATTACCAACCAATTCAAGGGCAAATACTGGATTCTCTGACAGATGATTACAAGGACTATGAAGAGGATGACCGCTGGGATGACGATGGCCAGCTTCGTTTTCCCAGCCCCTCCAGTGAATGCCAGGCGcccaggcagaaagcagagggcTCAGTGCAGGCACGCAAGATGAGCGGCAGTTCATGCAAGGAGCCGGTGCCCGGCAGGGAGAAGAAGGTGGTGACGGTTGtggagaaaaacaatgcaaaaaagcGAGGTCCACCAAAAAGAAGACACCCGGAGCTGGAGAGTAACTCCGAGGGTGATGTGGACTCGAGGGACAAGAAGGTGGCGAAACTGGAAGCGGGGCAAGTGGAGGCGATGTGGCCGAACTCCTCCACGGTCAGTCCACTGTGTATCATGGATGACTTCAAAGACCCCCAGCGCTGGAAGGAGTTTGCCAAGCAAGGAAAGATGCCCCCTTACTTTGACCTGATTGAGGAGAATGTGTACttgacagaaaggaagaacaaaaaatctCACCAGGACGTGAAGCACGTGGTGTGCCAATGCCCGCCTCTCTCCAAAGAGCAGCGAGCTCAGGGACAGGTTGCTTGCGGAGGACGCTGTCTCAATCGCCTCCTCCAGATAGAGTGCTCTTCCCAGTGCCCAAATGGCAACTACTGCTCCAACAGGCGCCTCCAGGAGAAACAGCATGCAGATGTTGAAGTGATCCTCACTGAAGACAAAGGCTGGGGGCTGAGGGCTGCCAAAGATCTGCCACCAGACACTTTCATCATGGAGTACTGTGGAGAAGTGCTGGATCACAAAGAGTTCAAGGCTCGCAGGAAGGAATATGCCCGCAACAAGAACGTTCATTCTTATTTCGTAGCCGTGAAGGAAAATGAGATCATTGATGCTACCCAGAAAGGAAACTACTCTCGTTTCATGAACCACAGCTGCGAACCAAACTGTGAGGCACAAAAGTGGATGGTCAATGGGCAGCTCCGAGTTGGGCTTTTCACCACCAAACTAGTCCCATCAGGCTCGGAGCTGACATTTGATTACCAGTTCCAGCAATACAGCAAAGAGGCTCAGAAGTGCTTCTGCGGCTCAGCCAACTGCCGGggttacttgggaggagagaagggggtCATCATCAGAGCTGCCAGAACAATAATGGAAAAGGTACGCTCCCGTAAGGAGCACTCGGTGGACAGGCACCTTGAAGCGCTGCTGGAGAACGGAGAGGCTGACAGCGATGAGAGCCAAGGTCTCCGGTTATCCTGGCTGATGCTTCGAATTAAAACTCTGGAGCAGAAGCTCACCTGCCTCAGAATCATACAAAACATCCACTCGCAGTCCGTCCTGAAATCCTTCCTGAAGCACCATGGCTTATCTCTCCTCTGGATTTGGATGAAGAGGATGGACTATGGGAAAAGCAGCACGGCTAacaagctgcagctgcagctggagattCTGAAGACGCTCGAGCTCCTGCCCATCCCCACCAAGAACATGCTGGAAGACAGCAAAGTGATTCCCATCATCGagcgctgggctgagaccaaccAAAGCCGAAAACAAACGGACAAAATGCTGGATGTGACCAACTTAGCCACTAGGCTGCTCAACACCTGGAAGCAGCTCAAGCAGGTGTATCGGATCCCaaagaagaggccagcagaaaaggagagcAGTGCCAATCGTGGCAGAGACACCATCAGCCACAGGGATGGGAGGCCTGCTGCCAAGCACCACATCCTCAGCAGACAGCAGGAACCCGAGAGGCACAGAGGCTGTGGAAAGAGACGCAGAGAGTCGTCACCACTGCCCTCGGCTTATGACCGAGGAATGAAGAGGCCAGTGGAGAGGTACGACACACCAGCGTCTTGTGAGAAAAGAGCGCGAATTGAGCCTCACCACAGGCTGTCCCTGGCGGAGCGCAGGAAGCTGTTTGAGCAGCAGTTTGCCCAGCAGGAGGCccagaaacagcaacagcaaaactggCAGATGGCGTACACCCTGGCCTGCAACTCCACGGGCTACGGCACACCCTACAGCAGCTTTACTGGCTGCACACCTGACTACCCCATGCAAGCCCCCGTAGTCCCCAGCAGCCTCAACGCTGGGGAGGTGCTGCTGCCCACACCCAACATGGGTTTCATGGGCTTGCCAAGGGGACACGAGCACCTGCAGACTGTGGGGCAGAGACAGAGCTACGGGGGCTGGGACTGCAGCCAGCAGAATGTAACCGGACAAGAGCATCACCTGCCAGCCCAGAGCCAACCAGCCTGGCATTAA